TTTACGTTGTTCTTGCAATCTATCCAACGAATCTAAGTCAAATTGTGCTTTATTCACATCCATTTTCGACATTTGATCCATAGCTTCTGCTATGATTTCAGCAGCATTTTCAAGCACAACATCAAATTCATTTTTGATAATTATGATTTCTTTTCCATCTTTCTTTGTTTCAATGATGCTCTGCTTCAGAGGTCTGAATTCGCTTAAGAATGGAAGATCAATGAATTGTGTATAGATTTGTTCCTTGTTTCCCACTTTTATAATGAATTCATACTTTCCTCCTTTTGGAATATTAATTAAATAATCACCTTTATCAGAGGTCGTAAATTCACCCATTACTTTACCGCCATTATCTTTTACAGTTATAGATAATTTCTTTTCTTCGGGATTGATTTCAGAGATAAATTGTCCTTTTAAAATTACGATCTGGATAGGGAAACGTTCAACACGTACATTGTAAACATTGACCTTGTTATATTCTGTTTCTCGTTGAGAAGCGAAATATGCATATTTATAGAGTGAATCAACGATATAAAAAAAATCATTATCAGTTGAGGAAATTGGAAAATCAAGATTTTCTGGCTCCCCAAAAAGATTGGTTTCAGCATTGTATGGACTGCGAAAAATATCGTAACCTCCCATGCTAGTATGTCCTTCTGAGGAAAAATATAAATAACGTTGATTAGGATCCATATATGGGAAATCTTCATTGAATTCTGAGTTTACATTTCCCATTATCTTTTGAGGTTGAGACCAAGTACCACCAGGAAGTCTTCTTCGTTCATAGATATCCTTTTGATCCCCATTTTCCCCATAACTTGAATAATAAACAACATTTGATTTAGCAGGAAAATGAATGAGAGGGATATGATTATATTTTACATCTTGTTTGGTTTGAAAGTCTTTGGTGACTATTAATTCTCCTCCAATATTTTTGAGATCATAAATTCTAAAAAAATTATCTTTATCTATTTTAGATTTTGAGAGGATAACCATATTATTGACTTTATCCATCAATGCTTTTCCATTTCGACACATTTGTATTTGGTGGTCAACCTGTAATTTTTTTAAAGCTTTACTTCCAGCATTCTTTTTGTAGATTTCATAATTTTTAATGGCTTTATCAAATTGATAGGTTAAATGGTATGCTTTACCTAGGAAGTAATATGCTTCATTTTCTACATCATTTCCTTTTTGAACAGCAAAATTCAAATACTTAAATGCATCTTTCTTTTTATTAGAATTAAATAGCAAACAAGTACCATACTTGTAATTGTAATTAGGACTCCTTGGTTCAAGCGATAATAATCTTAAAAAGAGTGGAGTAGCCTCTAAATATTGTTCTTTTAAAAAATAATCCTGTGCTTTCTTTTCAATATCATCCTTAGTTTCTTGCGTATATCCTATTGAGATTCCAATTAGAATCGTAATTAGGATGATATGTCGTATAAGTTGCATTGCTATGCAGGTAGCATTTTATTTAATTTGTTTACGATTTTTTCTTAAAAAGGTTCATCTTACTCTCATTTCCTTGTAAAAGTCTTTTAATATTTTGATGGTGTAAAGAAACCACGGTTAAAGCAATTACAATACTAAAAATAGCTAGGATCATATTTTCATTGTGAAAAAGAAGATTTACAGCAATAGGAAAGGTAGTTGCAGCGCATATCGAACTGAGAGAAACATAGTTTGAAGTAATGAAAACAATCAAAAAAACCATTGCAATTACTATAGCGGCTAATGGATGTATTCCAATAATTATTCCTAATGAAGTAGCCACCCCTTTTCCACCTTTAAAGCCAACATAAATTGGGAATATATGGCCCACAACGGCCATGATTCCTGCCACAATTTTTAGATGAATAAGATGATCATTATTCCAAGCGTACGAATTGAAAATGAAAGGAAGCAAAACAGCAACTAATCCTTTAAGAATATCAATACTTAGCACAAAAATCCCAGCTTTTTTCCCTAATACACGGAAGGTATTGGTGGCCCCAGCATTTTTGCTGCCTTGTTCACGTATATCCACACCATATTTTAGACGTCCTATCCAAACAGCTGTAGGGATAGAGCCAATTAAATAAGCCAGTATTCCAAATAATATAAAATCCATATCAAATTTTAATTAAAAACGCGTAGAAAATGAATCTTTCCTGCTGAACTTGTTGTTATGTCATAAATAAATCTATTAGTCTTCTTGAGAGAAGGTTTTAAATTAATTACAACTTCGTTAAATTCAGAATCGTCTGTAAAGATACTCATAATGCCGTCTTTTCTATAATCATAATCATAGAAATAGGAATGTAAGCCAGGTACATCCCATAACATGCCAAATCTATCCCCAAAATTAGAACGTTGTTCTGTAAATATTTTCATAGGGATATATTTCATGACAGGTTCTCCAAAGATATTTACAATAGCAATTTCAGAATCAGTAGAAATCAATCCCCGAGTTTGTTCGCCGGATTTCGTAAATGAACGGAGTTTTACTCCTGTGAAAATAATCTCATCTTTAAATTCTTTAGGAACTGTTTTAAATTCTTTTTTCAGTGTGTAATCTGATTTGATTTTATCTGCTGTTTTCTGGTCAATCCAGGTCGCAATTGCTTGCTCCAACGTAGTAGAAGCAAAATCAGCATCCTTCAAGCCATCTACATTCTTAATTTTTACAGCTAAATCTTTAAATGTTTTATCGTCTAGTGGAGCTTTGATAGCTAGGGTAATATTCATATCAGTTTGATCTGTTGAATGGTTGTAATTAATTACACCGACAGCTTCAGTTTGAAATTGATCTAGATCCATACCTAGGCTAATTTTACCATCTCCATTCATAGAACAGGTAGGTGTGTGTAAAGCAATAAAATTACCTTTTTCAGCACGGTTTATTAATTTTTCTTTACTACCAATTTGATATTCCTCTGCAGATTCATTGTATTGCAAAAAGCCACTTGCAGTAATAACAACAGGATCTTTGATCCCGTTTACAGAACTCAAGAATGTTGGATATAAGCTTACACTATCTGTATTTCTAGATTCTCTCCAAAGAATACCAACTGAGATAGGATTCCCTTCTAAATCTGATAATTTTTCTGCCACAGGTATTTGAATATTATTTGGATCTATTTCTGTTTTGAATGACATCCAGTTTCGTTCAAACTTATCACATTCATGATTGACTTTAGTGGCTCCATTAAATACTAAGAATGGGTTTGCCGCTTTCAGTGAAATCTTGCCATAAAAGTCGAAATGTTTACTTAATTTAAAGTTTTCATCTTTCTCTATCGTTCCTTTAGCAACTGTTTGGTAAGAAGAATCTGGTCGAATTTCTGTTAGATGAATGAGCTGTTTCTCGCTGTCTTCTGTTCCATAGAGATAATCACCAGAAGCTTTGTATGCTCTTCGTGCGGTTATTGTGGCATTTACGTTTGTGATTGAGTGGTATTTAGTGATGAAATTAGCAACAATGTTTGCATTACTAAAAGATTCCATCTGGGCATTTTTATGGATAACTACCTTTTGACTATCAGGATAAATCCGCGCATCTGCTACTTCAATAAATTCTACCTGATTACAATAGATAGTTTTTTCTTTTAAAGAATAGTTGGCTTTGGCAGATCTGAATTGAAGTGAATCTTGTTTTGGGTGAATAGAAAAGAAGTTAGGTCCAACTAAATCTAAATCCCCTTCTATATTTATATCTTGTGCATGTTTCTTGCTCTCTAAAGTAAGTTCATCCCTATCCATTAGCCAAGTAAATTGATCAATTTTACAGATATACTTGTTTACAGGAAATTCTACCGTTGATTCACCTGCGTTTGATTTGAACACACCTTTTCTTTCTTTAAAATCTATATTACCGTTGAGATTTGTAGATTTGAAGGCCAGTGGATCTTCTTTCTCCTCTTCATTTATATACGAATTTCTCAGAATAAAATTAGAGGTATCAGCAGAAGCTTTCCAACGACTGAATTTAAAATTGTCTGAAGACATTTCAGCACCTTGAAGAGCTAAAATCCCTTGACCTTTCATTCCTGTTTCACGGATGATAGCTGTTCCGGTAAATTTAGTTTCTTTATTATAGAATACTATTGGCTCTCCAGCAGAACGCGCTTTTAATGTCTTTTTTCTAGGATTGTAACTAATTAAAACATCTGCTCCCTCTGCATCGGGATATTGAATCCCACTTTCTTGTGGTCTGTTTATAAAAGAGGCTATCCCCACCGTAGAGTCAGGTAAAAAAGTAAAAAGTCGTTTGGAAGTAGATGTTGAGTTTAGGAAATTAATAGTACCAGCCCCTTGTAATCCATTATTTGATAACAATATTTTATTATCATATTTGGCATCTGTTCCATAAAATTGGTATCCTTCCTTTGGAGATTCTCTTGAGAAACCTAAGGAATAATCTGCCATTATTTTTAAATCATCTTTAATTTTGGGAAAAATACCAGCCGAAACCAATTCTCCAGAAAAACGGATTGCTTTTTCACTAAATGAATTTAAACTATCCACTGTGAAAGGGGCTATCTCAAAATAGAATCTTTCTTTATCATAAGCACCTAAGTACAATTGTTTCTGGTCATAGAATACTTTTGTTTTTTCTTTAGAGACC
The DNA window shown above is from Brumimicrobium sp. and carries:
- the plsY gene encoding glycerol-3-phosphate 1-O-acyltransferase PlsY; its protein translation is MDFILFGILAYLIGSIPTAVWIGRLKYGVDIREQGSKNAGATNTFRVLGKKAGIFVLSIDILKGLVAVLLPFIFNSYAWNNDHLIHLKIVAGIMAVVGHIFPIYVGFKGGKGVATSLGIIIGIHPLAAIVIAMVFLIVFITSNYVSLSSICAATTFPIAVNLLFHNENMILAIFSIVIALTVVSLHHQNIKRLLQGNESKMNLFKKKS